A stretch of Labrus mixtus chromosome 7, fLabMix1.1, whole genome shotgun sequence DNA encodes these proteins:
- the srgap2 gene encoding SLIT-ROBO Rho GTPase-activating protein 2 isoform X2, protein MTSPAKFRKDKEIVAEYETQVKEIRAQLVEQLKCLDQQCELRVQLLQDLQDFFRKKAEIEVDYSRNLEKLAERFLTKTRSTKDHLLKKEQSILSPVNCWNLLLLQVKRESRDHATLSDLYLNNIIPRFAQISEDSGRLFKKSKEVGVQLQEDLMKVLNELYTVMKTYHMYNTDSINAESKLKEAEKQEEKQMGRSDRQTPRSPDTLASIKADEKPVRRSSVKKIEKMKEKRQAKYTENRLKAIKARNEYLLALEATNSCVFKYYIHDLSDIIDCCDLGYHASLHRALRTYLSAEQNVEMSKHSGLETLEGSAESLEPNGDKQKLMETYNNVFCPPARFDFQSHMGDTMGMMCAQQPVESELIQRCQQLQSRLSTLKIENEEVKKTMEATLSTITDMVGVEDYDVSDCFHHSNSMESVKSTFSESYLSKPSLAKRRANQQETEQFYFTKLKEFLEGRNLITKLEAKHDLIEKTLGESQKTDCCLASGRRNSSVRKQDSGEAIPLMVESCIRFISRHGLQHEGIFRVSGSQVEVNDIKNAFERGEDPLAGDQNDHDMDSIAGVLKLYFRGLDQALFPKEVFHDVISCVSMESLQERAVHIKKVLQSLPRKTLIIMRYLFSFLNYLSQYSEENMMDPYNLAICFGPTLMSVPEGHDQVSCQAHVNELIKTIIIHHDTIFPGLQDLQGPVYIIPGTGDDFCEPPLVEEPAPDTVSVRHNSEDGSLAVSESDPIEAIARFDYTGRTPRELSFKKGASLLLYQRASDDWWEGRHNGADGLVPHQYIVVQEMSDGGRGSPKPDVDSRDLLEERVSTRGSAASPTGAHVADIYLANLNKKRPESGSIRRTFRGSESESTSPGTSGGGGGGGGGGGVRTASLPVGGALVKESGDKRPVSAHSILNSVTRHSSLKTKVESPQLRKTTTAGRSKSFSNHRPLDPEVFTQVEHSSQDLDATMSSGLTEISKLERQSTSKHTHTPDVVLDTLEQLKGVGGGGGGGASEPSSPLHSRLLRDSEGGSSHAHPLQRSASSASDVPSSFRQSKSQPRSPLPSATSPSLSSSSLSSSVPSFRELRPPATRPKPVVFPKGGGGSGSPAMGSPTSTVPPTPPPPPAGHTHSLPSTPPPPPQPQSNDKSCPA, encoded by the exons AGATCCGTGCCCAGCTGGTGGAGCAGCTCAAGTGTCTGGACCAGCAGTGTGAGCTGAGggtgcagctgctgcaggacctGCAGGACTTCTTCAGGAAGAAAGCCGAGATTGAGGTGGACTACAGCCGCAACCTGGAGAAGCTGGCCGAGAGGTTCCTCACCAAGACGCGTAGCACCAAGGACCATTTACTCaa gaaggAGCAAAGCATTTTATCCCCTGTGAACTGCTGGAACCTCTTGCTGCTtcaggtgaagagggagagCCGCGACCATGCCACTCTGTCCGACCTCTACCTCAACAACATCATCCCGCGCTTTGCACAGATCAGCGAGGACTCAGGACGCCTCTTCAAGAAg agTAAAGAGGTTGGTGTGCAGCTGCAAGAGGACCTGATGAAAGTTCTTAATGAGCTTTACACG GTGATGAAGACGTACCACATGTACAACACTGACAGCATCAACGCCGAGTCCAAGCTGAAGGAGGCggagaaacaggaggagaagCAGATGGGACGCTCCGACCGCCAGACGCCGCGCTCCCCCGACACCTTGGCCAGCATCAAGGCCGACGAGAAGCCCGTGCGGCGCTCCAGCGTCAAAAAGATCgagaagatgaaggagaag AGACAAGCAAAGTACACAGAGAACAGGCTGAAGGCCATCAAAGCCAGGAACGAGTACCTGCTCGCACTCGAAGCCACCAACAGCTGCGTCTTCAAATATTACATCCACGACCTCTCTGACATCATCGAT tgcTGTGATCTTGGCTACCATGCCAGCTTGCACCGTGCCCTGAGGACCTACCTGTCTGCAGAGCAGAACGTGGAGATGTCCAAACACTCGGGCCTGGAGACACTGGAGGGATCTGCAGAGAGTCTGGAGCCCAACGGGGATAAACAAAAGCTGATGGAAACCTACAACAACGTTTTCTGCCCCCCAGCTCGCTTCGACTTTCAGTCCCACATGGGAGACACG ATGGGCATGATGTGTGCACAGCAGCCGGTGGAGAGTGAACTAATCCAGAGATGTCAGCAGCTGCAGTCCCGCCTTTCCACGCTGAAAATAGAGAATGAAGAG GTGAAGAAGACCATGGAAGCAACTCTTTCCACCATCACGGACATGGTGGGGGTGGAGGACTACGACGTCTCCGATTGCTTCCATCACAGCAACAGCATGGAGTCGGTCAAGTCCACCTTCAGCGAATCATATCTCAGCAAGCCCAGCCTGGCCAAACGACGAGCCAATCAGCAGGAGACGGAGCAGTTTTACTTCACG AAGCTGAAGGAGTTTCTGGAGGGCAGGAACCTGATCACAAAGCTGGAGGCCAAGCACGACCTGATTGAGAAGACcctgggagaga GTCAGAAGACTGACTGTTGCCTTGCCAG TGGACGGAGAAACTCGTCGGTAAGGAAGCAG GACTCGGGTGAAGCCATTCCTCTGATGGTGGAGAGCTGCATCCGCTTCATCAGTCGCCATG gtctgcAGCATGAGGGCATCTTCAGAGTTTCAGGCTCTCAGGTGGAAGTCAATGACATCAAAAATGCCTTTGAGAGAG GTGAAGACCCTCTGGCAGGGGACCAGAACGACCACGACATGGACTCCATCGCTGGCGTTCTGAAGCTTTACTTTAGAGGACTGGACCAAGCCCTTTTCCCTAAGGAAGTCTTCCATGATGTCATATCCTGCGTCT ccATGGAGAGTCTGCAGGAGCGAGCTGTCCACATAAAGAAAGTCCTGCAATCCCTGCCGAGGAAAACCCTCATTATTATGAGATACTTATTTTCCTTCCTTAACTA TCTCTCCCAGTACAGCGAGGAGAACATGATGGACCCCTACAACCTAGCCATCTGCTTCGGCCCCACCCTGATGTCTGTCCCCGAGGGCCACGACCAAGTCTCCTGCCAGGCCCACGTCAATGAGCTCattaaaaccatcatcatccaCCATGACACCATCTTCCCTGGACTGCAGGACCTTCAGGGCCCCGTCTACATCATCCCCGGGACTGGAGACGACTTCTG TGAGCCCCCCCTAGTGGAAGAGCCTGCGCCTGATACCGTCTCTGTCCGTCACAACAGTGAagatg GCTCCTTGGCTGTTTCAGAGTCTGATCCCATCGAAGCCATCGCTCGGTTTGACTACACCGGCCGTACTCCTCGAGAGCTTTCATTCAAGAAGGGAGCATCTCTGCTCCTGTACCAGCGAGCTTCTGATGACTGGTGGGAAGGAAGGCATAACGGAGCGGACGGACTGGTGCCGCACCAGTACATTGTGGTTCAAGAAAT GTCTGACGGAGGAAGGGGAAGTCCAAAGCCTGATGTGGACAGCAGGGACCTGCTGGAGGAGAGGGTGTCTACTCGAGGCAGTGCTGCCTCTCCTACTGGAGCTCATGTGGCTGATATCTACCTGGCCAACCTGAACAA GAAACGTCCGGAGTCTGGAAGTATCCGCAGAACGTTCCGTGGCTCAGAGAGTGAGAGCACCAGTCCAGGAAccagcggaggaggaggaggaggaggaggaggaggaggagtgagaacGGCTTCTCTTCCTGTTGGTGGGGCTCTGGTCAAAGAAAGTGGAGACAAACGGCCCGTCAGTGCTCACAGCATCCTCAACTCGGTCACCCGTCACTCCTCTCTGAAGACCAAG GTGGAGAGTCCACAGTTACGCAAGACAACAACAGCAGGACGCTCTAAAAGCTTTAGCAACCACAGACCACTGGATCCTGAAGTGTTTACTCAGGTGGAGCACAGCTCACAG GACTTGGACGCCACGATGAGCTCTGGGCTGACTGAGATCAGTAAGCTGGAGAGACAGAGcacctccaaacacacacacacccctgacGTCGTCCTGGACACGCTGGAGCAGCTGAAAGGTgtgggtggaggaggtggaggtggagcgTCGGAGCCCTCCAGCCCGCTCCACTCCCGTCTGCTAAGAGACAGCGAGGGGGGCTCCTCGCACGCCCACCCGCTTCAGCGCAGCGCCTCCTCCGCCAGCGATGTGCCTTCCTCCTTCCGCCAGTCGAAGAGCCAGCCGCGGAGCCCCTTGCCCTCTGccacctccccctctctctcctcttcctccctctcctcctctgtaccTTCTTTCAGAGAGCTGCGACCCCCAGCGACTCGGCCCAAGCCAGTGGTGTTCCCAAAAGGCGGAGGAGGAAGTGGGAGCCCAGCAATGGGTTCCCCAACCTCTACAGTTCCCcctacacctcctcctcctcctgcaggccacacacactctctccctagcacccctcctccaccacctcaaCCCCAATCTAATGACAAATCCTGCCCAGCTTAG
- the srgap2 gene encoding SLIT-ROBO Rho GTPase-activating protein 2 isoform X3, translated as MTSPAKFRKDKEIVAEYETQVKEIRAQLVEQLKCLDQQCELRVQLLQDLQDFFRKKAEIEVDYSRNLEKLAERFLTKTRSTKDHLLKKEQSILSPVNCWNLLLLQVKRESRDHATLSDLYLNNIIPRFAQISEDSGRLFKKSKEVGVQLQEDLMKVLNELYTVMKTYHMYNTDSINAESKLKEAEKQEEKQMGRSDRQTPRSPDTLASIKADEKPVRRSSVKKIEKMKEKRQAKYTENRLKAIKARNEYLLALEATNSCVFKYYIHDLSDIIDCCDLGYHASLHRALRTYLSAEQNVEMSKHSGLETLEGSAESLEPNGDKQKLMETYNNVFCPPARFDFQSHMGDTMGMMCAQQPVESELIQRCQQLQSRLSTLKIENEEVKKTMEATLSTITDMVGVEDYDVSDCFHHSNSMESVKSTFSESYLSKPSLAKRRANQQETEQFYFTKLKEFLEGRNLITKLEAKHDLIEKTLGESQKTDCCLASGRRNSSVRKQDSGEAIPLMVESCIRFISRHGLQHEGIFRVSGSQVEVNDIKNAFERGEDPLAGDQNDHDMDSIAGVLKLYFRGLDQALFPKEVFHDVISCVSMESLQERAVHIKKVLQSLPRKTLIIMRYLFSFLNYLSQYSEENMMDPYNLAICFGPTLMSVPEGHDQVSCQAHVNELIKTIIIHHDTIFPGLQDLQGPVYIIPGTGDDFCEPPLVEEPAPDTVSVRHNSEDESDPIEAIARFDYTGRTPRELSFKKGASLLLYQRASDDWWEGRHNGADGLVPHQYIVVQEMSDGGRGSPKPDVDSRDLLEERVSTRGSAASPTGAHVADIYLANLNKLRKRPESGSIRRTFRGSESESTSPGTSGGGGGGGGGGGVRTASLPVGGALVKESGDKRPVSAHSILNSVTRHSSLKTKVESPQLRKTTTAGRSKSFSNHRPLDPEVFTQVEHSSQDLDATMSSGLTEISKLERQSTSKHTHTPDVVLDTLEQLKGVGGGGGGGASEPSSPLHSRLLRDSEGGSSHAHPLQRSASSASDVPSSFRQSKSQPRSPLPSATSPSLSSSSLSSSVPSFRELRPPATRPKPVVFPKGGGGSGSPAMGSPTSTVPPTPPPPPAGHTHSLPSTPPPPPQPQSNDKSCPA; from the exons AGATCCGTGCCCAGCTGGTGGAGCAGCTCAAGTGTCTGGACCAGCAGTGTGAGCTGAGggtgcagctgctgcaggacctGCAGGACTTCTTCAGGAAGAAAGCCGAGATTGAGGTGGACTACAGCCGCAACCTGGAGAAGCTGGCCGAGAGGTTCCTCACCAAGACGCGTAGCACCAAGGACCATTTACTCaa gaaggAGCAAAGCATTTTATCCCCTGTGAACTGCTGGAACCTCTTGCTGCTtcaggtgaagagggagagCCGCGACCATGCCACTCTGTCCGACCTCTACCTCAACAACATCATCCCGCGCTTTGCACAGATCAGCGAGGACTCAGGACGCCTCTTCAAGAAg agTAAAGAGGTTGGTGTGCAGCTGCAAGAGGACCTGATGAAAGTTCTTAATGAGCTTTACACG GTGATGAAGACGTACCACATGTACAACACTGACAGCATCAACGCCGAGTCCAAGCTGAAGGAGGCggagaaacaggaggagaagCAGATGGGACGCTCCGACCGCCAGACGCCGCGCTCCCCCGACACCTTGGCCAGCATCAAGGCCGACGAGAAGCCCGTGCGGCGCTCCAGCGTCAAAAAGATCgagaagatgaaggagaag AGACAAGCAAAGTACACAGAGAACAGGCTGAAGGCCATCAAAGCCAGGAACGAGTACCTGCTCGCACTCGAAGCCACCAACAGCTGCGTCTTCAAATATTACATCCACGACCTCTCTGACATCATCGAT tgcTGTGATCTTGGCTACCATGCCAGCTTGCACCGTGCCCTGAGGACCTACCTGTCTGCAGAGCAGAACGTGGAGATGTCCAAACACTCGGGCCTGGAGACACTGGAGGGATCTGCAGAGAGTCTGGAGCCCAACGGGGATAAACAAAAGCTGATGGAAACCTACAACAACGTTTTCTGCCCCCCAGCTCGCTTCGACTTTCAGTCCCACATGGGAGACACG ATGGGCATGATGTGTGCACAGCAGCCGGTGGAGAGTGAACTAATCCAGAGATGTCAGCAGCTGCAGTCCCGCCTTTCCACGCTGAAAATAGAGAATGAAGAG GTGAAGAAGACCATGGAAGCAACTCTTTCCACCATCACGGACATGGTGGGGGTGGAGGACTACGACGTCTCCGATTGCTTCCATCACAGCAACAGCATGGAGTCGGTCAAGTCCACCTTCAGCGAATCATATCTCAGCAAGCCCAGCCTGGCCAAACGACGAGCCAATCAGCAGGAGACGGAGCAGTTTTACTTCACG AAGCTGAAGGAGTTTCTGGAGGGCAGGAACCTGATCACAAAGCTGGAGGCCAAGCACGACCTGATTGAGAAGACcctgggagaga GTCAGAAGACTGACTGTTGCCTTGCCAG TGGACGGAGAAACTCGTCGGTAAGGAAGCAG GACTCGGGTGAAGCCATTCCTCTGATGGTGGAGAGCTGCATCCGCTTCATCAGTCGCCATG gtctgcAGCATGAGGGCATCTTCAGAGTTTCAGGCTCTCAGGTGGAAGTCAATGACATCAAAAATGCCTTTGAGAGAG GTGAAGACCCTCTGGCAGGGGACCAGAACGACCACGACATGGACTCCATCGCTGGCGTTCTGAAGCTTTACTTTAGAGGACTGGACCAAGCCCTTTTCCCTAAGGAAGTCTTCCATGATGTCATATCCTGCGTCT ccATGGAGAGTCTGCAGGAGCGAGCTGTCCACATAAAGAAAGTCCTGCAATCCCTGCCGAGGAAAACCCTCATTATTATGAGATACTTATTTTCCTTCCTTAACTA TCTCTCCCAGTACAGCGAGGAGAACATGATGGACCCCTACAACCTAGCCATCTGCTTCGGCCCCACCCTGATGTCTGTCCCCGAGGGCCACGACCAAGTCTCCTGCCAGGCCCACGTCAATGAGCTCattaaaaccatcatcatccaCCATGACACCATCTTCCCTGGACTGCAGGACCTTCAGGGCCCCGTCTACATCATCCCCGGGACTGGAGACGACTTCTG TGAGCCCCCCCTAGTGGAAGAGCCTGCGCCTGATACCGTCTCTGTCCGTCACAACAGTGAagatg AGTCTGATCCCATCGAAGCCATCGCTCGGTTTGACTACACCGGCCGTACTCCTCGAGAGCTTTCATTCAAGAAGGGAGCATCTCTGCTCCTGTACCAGCGAGCTTCTGATGACTGGTGGGAAGGAAGGCATAACGGAGCGGACGGACTGGTGCCGCACCAGTACATTGTGGTTCAAGAAAT GTCTGACGGAGGAAGGGGAAGTCCAAAGCCTGATGTGGACAGCAGGGACCTGCTGGAGGAGAGGGTGTCTACTCGAGGCAGTGCTGCCTCTCCTACTGGAGCTCATGTGGCTGATATCTACCTGGCCAACCTGAACAA GTTAAGGAAACGTCCGGAGTCTGGAAGTATCCGCAGAACGTTCCGTGGCTCAGAGAGTGAGAGCACCAGTCCAGGAAccagcggaggaggaggaggaggaggaggaggaggaggagtgagaacGGCTTCTCTTCCTGTTGGTGGGGCTCTGGTCAAAGAAAGTGGAGACAAACGGCCCGTCAGTGCTCACAGCATCCTCAACTCGGTCACCCGTCACTCCTCTCTGAAGACCAAG GTGGAGAGTCCACAGTTACGCAAGACAACAACAGCAGGACGCTCTAAAAGCTTTAGCAACCACAGACCACTGGATCCTGAAGTGTTTACTCAGGTGGAGCACAGCTCACAG GACTTGGACGCCACGATGAGCTCTGGGCTGACTGAGATCAGTAAGCTGGAGAGACAGAGcacctccaaacacacacacacccctgacGTCGTCCTGGACACGCTGGAGCAGCTGAAAGGTgtgggtggaggaggtggaggtggagcgTCGGAGCCCTCCAGCCCGCTCCACTCCCGTCTGCTAAGAGACAGCGAGGGGGGCTCCTCGCACGCCCACCCGCTTCAGCGCAGCGCCTCCTCCGCCAGCGATGTGCCTTCCTCCTTCCGCCAGTCGAAGAGCCAGCCGCGGAGCCCCTTGCCCTCTGccacctccccctctctctcctcttcctccctctcctcctctgtaccTTCTTTCAGAGAGCTGCGACCCCCAGCGACTCGGCCCAAGCCAGTGGTGTTCCCAAAAGGCGGAGGAGGAAGTGGGAGCCCAGCAATGGGTTCCCCAACCTCTACAGTTCCCcctacacctcctcctcctcctgcaggccacacacactctctccctagcacccctcctccaccacctcaaCCCCAATCTAATGACAAATCCTGCCCAGCTTAG
- the srgap2 gene encoding SLIT-ROBO Rho GTPase-activating protein 2 isoform X1, whose amino-acid sequence MTSPAKFRKDKEIVAEYETQVKEIRAQLVEQLKCLDQQCELRVQLLQDLQDFFRKKAEIEVDYSRNLEKLAERFLTKTRSTKDHLLKKEQSILSPVNCWNLLLLQVKRESRDHATLSDLYLNNIIPRFAQISEDSGRLFKKSKEVGVQLQEDLMKVLNELYTVMKTYHMYNTDSINAESKLKEAEKQEEKQMGRSDRQTPRSPDTLASIKADEKPVRRSSVKKIEKMKEKRQAKYTENRLKAIKARNEYLLALEATNSCVFKYYIHDLSDIIDCCDLGYHASLHRALRTYLSAEQNVEMSKHSGLETLEGSAESLEPNGDKQKLMETYNNVFCPPARFDFQSHMGDTMGMMCAQQPVESELIQRCQQLQSRLSTLKIENEEVKKTMEATLSTITDMVGVEDYDVSDCFHHSNSMESVKSTFSESYLSKPSLAKRRANQQETEQFYFTKLKEFLEGRNLITKLEAKHDLIEKTLGESQKTDCCLASGRRNSSVRKQDSGEAIPLMVESCIRFISRHGLQHEGIFRVSGSQVEVNDIKNAFERGEDPLAGDQNDHDMDSIAGVLKLYFRGLDQALFPKEVFHDVISCVSMESLQERAVHIKKVLQSLPRKTLIIMRYLFSFLNYLSQYSEENMMDPYNLAICFGPTLMSVPEGHDQVSCQAHVNELIKTIIIHHDTIFPGLQDLQGPVYIIPGTGDDFCEPPLVEEPAPDTVSVRHNSEDGSLAVSESDPIEAIARFDYTGRTPRELSFKKGASLLLYQRASDDWWEGRHNGADGLVPHQYIVVQEMSDGGRGSPKPDVDSRDLLEERVSTRGSAASPTGAHVADIYLANLNKLRKRPESGSIRRTFRGSESESTSPGTSGGGGGGGGGGGVRTASLPVGGALVKESGDKRPVSAHSILNSVTRHSSLKTKVESPQLRKTTTAGRSKSFSNHRPLDPEVFTQVEHSSQDLDATMSSGLTEISKLERQSTSKHTHTPDVVLDTLEQLKGVGGGGGGGASEPSSPLHSRLLRDSEGGSSHAHPLQRSASSASDVPSSFRQSKSQPRSPLPSATSPSLSSSSLSSSVPSFRELRPPATRPKPVVFPKGGGGSGSPAMGSPTSTVPPTPPPPPAGHTHSLPSTPPPPPQPQSNDKSCPA is encoded by the exons AGATCCGTGCCCAGCTGGTGGAGCAGCTCAAGTGTCTGGACCAGCAGTGTGAGCTGAGggtgcagctgctgcaggacctGCAGGACTTCTTCAGGAAGAAAGCCGAGATTGAGGTGGACTACAGCCGCAACCTGGAGAAGCTGGCCGAGAGGTTCCTCACCAAGACGCGTAGCACCAAGGACCATTTACTCaa gaaggAGCAAAGCATTTTATCCCCTGTGAACTGCTGGAACCTCTTGCTGCTtcaggtgaagagggagagCCGCGACCATGCCACTCTGTCCGACCTCTACCTCAACAACATCATCCCGCGCTTTGCACAGATCAGCGAGGACTCAGGACGCCTCTTCAAGAAg agTAAAGAGGTTGGTGTGCAGCTGCAAGAGGACCTGATGAAAGTTCTTAATGAGCTTTACACG GTGATGAAGACGTACCACATGTACAACACTGACAGCATCAACGCCGAGTCCAAGCTGAAGGAGGCggagaaacaggaggagaagCAGATGGGACGCTCCGACCGCCAGACGCCGCGCTCCCCCGACACCTTGGCCAGCATCAAGGCCGACGAGAAGCCCGTGCGGCGCTCCAGCGTCAAAAAGATCgagaagatgaaggagaag AGACAAGCAAAGTACACAGAGAACAGGCTGAAGGCCATCAAAGCCAGGAACGAGTACCTGCTCGCACTCGAAGCCACCAACAGCTGCGTCTTCAAATATTACATCCACGACCTCTCTGACATCATCGAT tgcTGTGATCTTGGCTACCATGCCAGCTTGCACCGTGCCCTGAGGACCTACCTGTCTGCAGAGCAGAACGTGGAGATGTCCAAACACTCGGGCCTGGAGACACTGGAGGGATCTGCAGAGAGTCTGGAGCCCAACGGGGATAAACAAAAGCTGATGGAAACCTACAACAACGTTTTCTGCCCCCCAGCTCGCTTCGACTTTCAGTCCCACATGGGAGACACG ATGGGCATGATGTGTGCACAGCAGCCGGTGGAGAGTGAACTAATCCAGAGATGTCAGCAGCTGCAGTCCCGCCTTTCCACGCTGAAAATAGAGAATGAAGAG GTGAAGAAGACCATGGAAGCAACTCTTTCCACCATCACGGACATGGTGGGGGTGGAGGACTACGACGTCTCCGATTGCTTCCATCACAGCAACAGCATGGAGTCGGTCAAGTCCACCTTCAGCGAATCATATCTCAGCAAGCCCAGCCTGGCCAAACGACGAGCCAATCAGCAGGAGACGGAGCAGTTTTACTTCACG AAGCTGAAGGAGTTTCTGGAGGGCAGGAACCTGATCACAAAGCTGGAGGCCAAGCACGACCTGATTGAGAAGACcctgggagaga GTCAGAAGACTGACTGTTGCCTTGCCAG TGGACGGAGAAACTCGTCGGTAAGGAAGCAG GACTCGGGTGAAGCCATTCCTCTGATGGTGGAGAGCTGCATCCGCTTCATCAGTCGCCATG gtctgcAGCATGAGGGCATCTTCAGAGTTTCAGGCTCTCAGGTGGAAGTCAATGACATCAAAAATGCCTTTGAGAGAG GTGAAGACCCTCTGGCAGGGGACCAGAACGACCACGACATGGACTCCATCGCTGGCGTTCTGAAGCTTTACTTTAGAGGACTGGACCAAGCCCTTTTCCCTAAGGAAGTCTTCCATGATGTCATATCCTGCGTCT ccATGGAGAGTCTGCAGGAGCGAGCTGTCCACATAAAGAAAGTCCTGCAATCCCTGCCGAGGAAAACCCTCATTATTATGAGATACTTATTTTCCTTCCTTAACTA TCTCTCCCAGTACAGCGAGGAGAACATGATGGACCCCTACAACCTAGCCATCTGCTTCGGCCCCACCCTGATGTCTGTCCCCGAGGGCCACGACCAAGTCTCCTGCCAGGCCCACGTCAATGAGCTCattaaaaccatcatcatccaCCATGACACCATCTTCCCTGGACTGCAGGACCTTCAGGGCCCCGTCTACATCATCCCCGGGACTGGAGACGACTTCTG TGAGCCCCCCCTAGTGGAAGAGCCTGCGCCTGATACCGTCTCTGTCCGTCACAACAGTGAagatg GCTCCTTGGCTGTTTCAGAGTCTGATCCCATCGAAGCCATCGCTCGGTTTGACTACACCGGCCGTACTCCTCGAGAGCTTTCATTCAAGAAGGGAGCATCTCTGCTCCTGTACCAGCGAGCTTCTGATGACTGGTGGGAAGGAAGGCATAACGGAGCGGACGGACTGGTGCCGCACCAGTACATTGTGGTTCAAGAAAT GTCTGACGGAGGAAGGGGAAGTCCAAAGCCTGATGTGGACAGCAGGGACCTGCTGGAGGAGAGGGTGTCTACTCGAGGCAGTGCTGCCTCTCCTACTGGAGCTCATGTGGCTGATATCTACCTGGCCAACCTGAACAA GTTAAGGAAACGTCCGGAGTCTGGAAGTATCCGCAGAACGTTCCGTGGCTCAGAGAGTGAGAGCACCAGTCCAGGAAccagcggaggaggaggaggaggaggaggaggaggaggagtgagaacGGCTTCTCTTCCTGTTGGTGGGGCTCTGGTCAAAGAAAGTGGAGACAAACGGCCCGTCAGTGCTCACAGCATCCTCAACTCGGTCACCCGTCACTCCTCTCTGAAGACCAAG GTGGAGAGTCCACAGTTACGCAAGACAACAACAGCAGGACGCTCTAAAAGCTTTAGCAACCACAGACCACTGGATCCTGAAGTGTTTACTCAGGTGGAGCACAGCTCACAG GACTTGGACGCCACGATGAGCTCTGGGCTGACTGAGATCAGTAAGCTGGAGAGACAGAGcacctccaaacacacacacacccctgacGTCGTCCTGGACACGCTGGAGCAGCTGAAAGGTgtgggtggaggaggtggaggtggagcgTCGGAGCCCTCCAGCCCGCTCCACTCCCGTCTGCTAAGAGACAGCGAGGGGGGCTCCTCGCACGCCCACCCGCTTCAGCGCAGCGCCTCCTCCGCCAGCGATGTGCCTTCCTCCTTCCGCCAGTCGAAGAGCCAGCCGCGGAGCCCCTTGCCCTCTGccacctccccctctctctcctcttcctccctctcctcctctgtaccTTCTTTCAGAGAGCTGCGACCCCCAGCGACTCGGCCCAAGCCAGTGGTGTTCCCAAAAGGCGGAGGAGGAAGTGGGAGCCCAGCAATGGGTTCCCCAACCTCTACAGTTCCCcctacacctcctcctcctcctgcaggccacacacactctctccctagcacccctcctccaccacctcaaCCCCAATCTAATGACAAATCCTGCCCAGCTTAG